A single region of the Pseudomonadota bacterium genome encodes:
- a CDS encoding multidrug effflux MFS transporter yields the protein MRDSNDTTRSGESVPKQPGRGEFIVLIALMISIVAMAIDAMLPALGQIGEDMGVAGGNRQQLVVTFLFLGLAFSQIVFGPLSDSFGRKPVIYAGFIIFMIGCVMSIVATSFWVMLAGRLLQGIGAAGPRIVTLALVRDRFGGREMAQLMSLVMTVFILIPVFAPIVGQGIMMVTHWRGIFVMFLVLAAIAFVWFWVRQPETLAPEKRSKLSAGRIARAFRETLTNRTALGYTVTAGLIFGAFIGYLVSAQQIFQVTFGVGEAFPLYFAVSAGALGFASITNARLVMRFGMRPLTGVALAAASLLSIVFLVVVVLAGNHPSLWATMVYIVVTFFFVGFVFGNFNALAMEPLGHIAGSASSVIGSVTLLISLALGTLIGQLYDGTVLPLVAGFAVLATVSFAVMMWVERTLPWNAQD from the coding sequence ATGAGAGACAGCAACGACACAACACGAAGCGGCGAGTCCGTGCCGAAGCAGCCGGGGCGGGGCGAGTTCATCGTCTTGATCGCGCTGATGATCTCGATCGTCGCGATGGCGATTGACGCCATGCTGCCGGCGTTGGGCCAGATCGGCGAGGACATGGGTGTGGCGGGCGGCAACCGCCAGCAGCTCGTCGTCACCTTCCTGTTCCTGGGCCTGGCGTTCAGCCAGATCGTTTTCGGACCCTTGTCCGACAGCTTCGGCCGCAAGCCGGTGATCTATGCCGGCTTTATCATCTTCATGATCGGCTGCGTCATGTCGATCGTGGCGACGTCGTTCTGGGTCATGTTAGCCGGGCGCCTGTTGCAGGGTATCGGCGCGGCGGGACCGCGCATCGTGACGCTCGCTCTGGTGCGCGACCGTTTCGGCGGGCGCGAGATGGCGCAGTTGATGTCGCTCGTCATGACCGTCTTCATCCTGATTCCGGTGTTCGCGCCCATTGTCGGCCAGGGCATCATGATGGTGACCCATTGGCGTGGTATCTTTGTCATGTTCCTGGTCCTGGCGGCGATCGCGTTCGTCTGGTTCTGGGTGCGTCAGCCGGAAACCCTGGCGCCGGAGAAGCGTAGCAAGCTGTCGGCCGGACGCATCGCCCGGGCGTTTCGAGAAACGCTGACCAACCGCACGGCGCTGGGCTATACAGTGACCGCCGGCCTGATCTTTGGCGCCTTTATCGGCTACCTGGTGAGCGCGCAGCAGATCTTTCAGGTCACGTTCGGCGTCGGCGAGGCCTTCCCGCTCTATTTCGCCGTGTCGGCGGGTGCATTGGGTTTCGCGTCGATCACCAACGCGCGGCTGGTCATGCGGTTCGGCATGCGTCCATTAACCGGCGTCGCGCTGGCGGCGGCAAGTCTGCTGTCGATCGTCTTTCTGGTGGTCGTCGTACTGGCCGGTAACCATCCGTCCCTATGGGCGACGATGGTCTATATCGTCGTGACGTTCTTCTTCGTCGGTTTCGTCTTCGGCAACTTCAACGCGCTCGCCATGGAGCCCTTGGGTCATATCGCGGGATCGGCGTCATCAGTGATCGGCTCGGTCACCTTGCTGATCTCGCTGGCGCTGGGCACGCTGATTGGCCAACTCTATGACGGCACTGTGCTGCCGCTGGTCGCGGGCTTCGCAGTTTTGGCCACGGTGTCGTTCGCCGTCATGATGTGGGTCGAACGCACCTTGCCGTGGAACGCGCAGGATTGA